A window of Equus caballus isolate H_3958 breed thoroughbred chromosome 10, TB-T2T, whole genome shotgun sequence contains these coding sequences:
- the HIPK4 gene encoding homeodomain-interacting protein kinase 4, whose protein sequence is MLRGLQGWGAAPGRLAVRPSGLGSAREAGANLIGGGTCAVLFPPLGGSWGRRRGRWPRRQSLRGGGGGQAVSGSRGTMATIQSETDCYDIIEVLGKGTFGEVAKGWRRSTGEMVAIKILKNDAYRNRIIKNELKLLRCMRGLDPEEAHVIRFLEFFHDALKFYLVFELLEQNLFEFQKENNFAPLPARHIRTVTLQVLRALARLKELAIIHADLKPENIMLVDQTRCPFRVKVIDFGSASIFSEVRYVKEPYIQSRFYRAPEILLGLPFCEKVDVWSLGCVMAELHLGWPLYPGNNEYDQVRYICETQGLPKPHLLHAARKAHHFFKRNPHPDATNPWQLKSSADYLAETKVRPLERRKYMLKSLDQIETVNGSGAASRLNFPDREALAEHADLKSMVELIKRMLTWESHERISPSAALRHPFVSMQQLRSAHETTRYYQLSLRGCRLSLQVEGKPPTPVVAAAEDGPPYYRLAEEEEAVGMGSVAGSGSFFREEKAPGMQRAIDQLDDLSLQEAGHGLWGETCADAVPDMLAPLKAAAAGRRGPNSGPEPILAFYGSRLAGRHKARKLPIGSKSDSGFSNLIQLSQASPEDDGPCRGSGWEEGERCGASAEPPTILQRDGDGPDIKDLTMDAERPGPDLFDPGSCPGEWLSEPDWILEGVRGPRAQGLPPHHTHPHGPPRTTSFLQHVGGHH, encoded by the exons ATGCTGAGAGGGCTTCAGGGGTGGGGTGCAGCCCCTGGCAGACTCGCCGTGCGGCCCAGCGGGCTGGGGAGTGCCAGGGAGGCGGGGGCGAACCTCATCGGGGGAGGCACGTGTGCCGTTCTCTTTCCCCCGCTGGGAGGGTCTTGGGGCCGGCGACGGGGCAGGTGGCCTCGGAGGCAGAGCctgcggggtgggggtggtggccAGGCAGTGTCTGGCAGCAGGGGCACCATGGCCACCATCCAGTCGGAGACTGACTGTTACGACATCATCGAGGTGCTGGGCAAGGGCACCTTCGGGGAGGTGGCCAAGGGCTGGCGGCGAAGCACGGGCGAGATGGTGGCCATCAAGATCCTCAAGAATGACGCCTACCGCAACCGCATTATCAAGAACGAGCTGAAGCTGCTGCGCTGCATGAGGGGCCTGGACCCCGAGGAGGCCCACGTCATCCGCTTCCTCGAGTTCTTCCACGACGCCCTCAAGTTCTACCTGGTTTTTGAGCTGCTGGAGCAAAACCTTTTcgaattccagaaggagaacaACTTCGCGCCCCTCCCCGCCCGCCACATCCGCACGGTCACCCTGCAGGTGCTCAGGGCCCTGGCCAGGCTCAAGGAGCTGGCGATCATCCATGCCGACCTCAAGCCCGAGAACATCATGCTGGTGGACCAGACCCGCTGCCCCTTCAGGGTCAAG gTGATCGACTTCGGCTCAGCCAGCATTTTCAGCGAGGTGCGCTACGTGAAGGAGCCGTACATCCAGTCACGCTTCTACCGGGCACCCGAGATCCTGCTGGGGCTGCCCTTCTGCGAGAAGGTGGACGTGTGGTCCCTGGGCTGCGTCATGGCCGAGCTgcacctgggctggcccctctacccAGGCAACAACGAGTACGACCAGGTGCGCTACATCTGCGAGACCCAGGGCCTGCCCAAGCCCCACCTGCTGCACGCCGCCCGCAAGGCCCACCACTTCTTCAAGCGCAACCCCCACCCTGACGCCACCAACCCCTGGCAGCTCAAGTCCTCGGCCGACTACCTGGCCGAGACCAAG GTGCGGCCCCTGGAGCGTCGCAAGTACATGCTCAAGTCTCTGGACCAGATTGAGACGGTGAATGGCAGCGGGGCAGCCAGTCGGCTGAACTTCCCGGACCGCGAGGCGCTGGCCGAGCACGCCGACCTCAAGAGCATGGTGGAGCTGATCAAGCGCATGCTGACATGGGAGTCGCACGAGCGCATCAGCCCAAGCGCGGCCCTGCGCCACCCCTTCGTGTCCATGCAGCAGTTGCGCAGCGCCCACGAGACCACCCGCTACTACCAGCTCTCGCTGCGCGGCTGCCGCCTCTCGCTGCAGGTGGAGGGCAAGCCCCCCACGCCCGTCGTGGCCGCTGCAGAAGACGGGCCCCCCTACTACCGGCTggccgaggaggaggaggccgtGGGCATGGGCAGTGTGGCGGGCAGCGGGTCCTTCTTCCGCGAGGAGAAGGCCCCGGGCATGCAAAGGGCCATCGACCAGCTAGACGACCTGAGTCTGCAGGAGGCAGGCCATGGACTGTGGGGTGAGACCTGCGCTGATGCGGTCCCCGACATGCTGGCCCCGCTCAAGGCGGCTGCCGCTGGCCGCCGGGGGCCCAACTCGGGCCCCGAGCCCATCCTGGCTTTCTACGGCAGCCGCCTGGCAGGGCGCCACAAGGCCCGCAAGCTGCCCATCGGCTCCAAGTCTGACTCCGGCTTCAGCAACCTCATCCAGCTGAGCCAGGCCTCACCGGAGGATGACGGGCCCTGCCGGGGCAgcggctgggaggagggagagcgcTGCGGGGCCTCCGCCGAGCCGCCCACCATCCTTCAGCGGGACGGCGATGGGCCGGACATCAAGGATCTGACCATGGATGCTGAG AGGCCAGGCCCTGACCTCTTCGACCCTGGCAGCTGTCCTGGGGAATGGCTGAGTGAGCCAGACTGGATCCTGGAGGGCGTCAGGGGGCCACGGGCTCAGGGGCTCCCGCCCCACCACACCCACCCACACGGTCCACCCCGGACCACCAGCTTTCTGCAGCACGTCGGCGGGCACCACTGA